One Stenotrophomonas oahuensis genomic region harbors:
- a CDS encoding alpha/beta fold hydrolase, with protein sequence MIKPILVAFLAVTAALSTNAYAQAPAPTSRSEATKIVADIRKVVADNGIERLEAVRIGGIDQWVSIRGNDPRNPVLLMLHGGPGWVAMPTSWYFQRGWEEYFTVVQWDQRGAGKTYAANDPALVAPTMTRERMIADTEEMVAWLRKEFGKDKVFVVGHSWGSYLGLELAQRRPEWLHAYVGIGQISNAPESERRGYVWTLQQAKAAGNAEAVAELEALAPYAQGNEPVPLEKLFKQRKWLNEYGGMVHNRTGGSAEAAAIRLSPEYTDDDLAKVWKANDFSTRHLLSEVLTLDMSRVHQLKTPLFLFLGRHDYNVSSELAAEWFTQVEAPAKQLVWFEQSAHELMIEEPGKTLLTLVQQVRPIAERAGDVP encoded by the coding sequence TTGATCAAGCCGATTCTTGTCGCGTTTCTAGCCGTCACAGCGGCCCTGTCCACCAACGCGTACGCACAGGCACCAGCACCCACCAGCCGCTCCGAGGCGACGAAGATCGTCGCCGACATCCGCAAAGTAGTGGCCGACAACGGAATCGAACGTCTGGAAGCGGTCCGCATCGGGGGTATCGACCAATGGGTCTCCATTCGCGGCAACGACCCACGCAATCCGGTACTGCTGATGCTCCACGGCGGCCCCGGCTGGGTGGCGATGCCGACCAGCTGGTACTTCCAACGCGGCTGGGAGGAATACTTCACGGTAGTGCAGTGGGACCAGCGCGGTGCGGGCAAGACTTACGCAGCCAATGATCCAGCGCTCGTCGCCCCGACCATGACCCGCGAACGGATGATCGCCGACACCGAGGAGATGGTGGCCTGGCTGCGCAAGGAGTTCGGCAAGGACAAGGTCTTCGTCGTAGGCCATTCCTGGGGCAGCTACCTGGGTTTGGAACTGGCGCAGCGTCGCCCTGAATGGCTGCATGCCTATGTAGGCATCGGCCAGATATCCAACGCACCGGAAAGCGAACGTCGCGGCTATGTGTGGACCCTGCAGCAGGCCAAGGCCGCTGGCAACGCCGAAGCGGTCGCCGAGCTGGAGGCGCTGGCTCCATATGCGCAGGGTAATGAACCTGTGCCGCTGGAGAAGCTGTTCAAGCAGCGCAAGTGGCTCAACGAGTACGGCGGCATGGTGCACAACCGGACCGGGGGAAGTGCTGAGGCCGCCGCCATCCGCTTGTCACCGGAGTACACCGACGACGACCTCGCCAAGGTGTGGAAGGCCAATGACTTCTCGACGCGGCATCTGTTGAGCGAGGTGCTGACGCTGGACATGAGCCGCGTGCACCAGCTGAAGACGCCTTTGTTCCTGTTCCTCGGTCGTCACGACTACAACGTGTCGTCCGAGCTGGCAGCCGAATGGTTCACGCAGGTGGAGGCACCGGCCAAGCAGCTGGTGTGGTTCGAGCAGTCCGCGCATGAGCTGATGATTGAAGAGCCCGGCAAGACGCTGCTGACGCTGGTGCAGCAGGTCAGGCCGATTGCCGAGCGGGCGGGGGATGTGCCGTAG
- a CDS encoding DUF1629 domain-containing protein, with translation MSRYIQHPEKFFLLEPDSTRGGRGHGVVFENVQKLRTQARLILRPREGGFPKMSETPLLVYSEKKGDPPQDLEGGMSGYWLVSERLKNVFERVDPEGFEFAACDYRLEDGSAGPHYFLCDVVRVLDAVDEGSSMLTVEVSEEFPAGRFYDLTGGSSLVFLNEVVGEAHVFRTPYSGDLVVCDQVLRDAVVKAGICGGLRSNGLWFTDAADI, from the coding sequence ATGTCGAGATACATCCAGCATCCAGAAAAGTTCTTCCTGCTTGAGCCTGATAGCACCAGAGGTGGTAGGGGGCACGGCGTGGTGTTTGAGAATGTCCAGAAGCTCCGGACGCAGGCGAGGCTGATTCTGCGTCCCCGCGAAGGAGGATTTCCGAAGATGTCGGAAACCCCTCTTCTCGTGTACTCGGAGAAGAAAGGTGATCCGCCGCAAGACCTGGAGGGCGGCATGAGCGGCTACTGGCTGGTTTCCGAGCGGTTGAAGAACGTGTTCGAAAGGGTTGACCCAGAGGGGTTCGAGTTTGCCGCTTGCGATTATCGCTTGGAGGATGGTTCTGCTGGACCTCATTACTTCCTGTGCGACGTGGTTAGGGTCCTAGATGCCGTTGACGAAGGGTCGTCAATGCTCACGGTTGAAGTGAGTGAAGAGTTCCCTGCTGGAAGGTTCTATGACTTGACTGGTGGGTCGAGCTTGGTATTCCTGAATGAAGTTGTCGGCGAAGCGCATGTCTTTAGAACGCCGTACTCGGGGGATCTCGTTGTTTGCGATCAAGTTCTGCGCGATGCGGTTGTGAAGGCGGGAATTTGCGGAGGACTGCGATCAAATGGGCTGTGGTTTACGGATGCTGCGGACATATGA
- a CDS encoding DUF1629 domain-containing protein, whose protein sequence is MDSKNAPAAGQYFMLQPDARRGGAGHGVVFENRKELLTPPRRILRPDAGGFPELAQTPRLVYSPKQGALPQDLEGGFSGYWLVSERLRNVMMAVDASAFEFVEADYRLADGSVGERRFLCDFVRELDALDEEASTLEIERSDEFVGGKYYNLLGNIQLSFRKEVLGDAHVFRLPFSGLVFCDARFKSAVERAGIIDGALSNGLWFEDLVNF, encoded by the coding sequence ATGGATTCAAAGAATGCACCCGCAGCCGGGCAGTACTTCATGCTTCAACCTGATGCCCGTCGAGGCGGTGCCGGACACGGCGTCGTCTTTGAGAATCGCAAGGAGCTTCTGACTCCACCGCGTCGGATTCTAAGGCCTGACGCTGGCGGCTTTCCAGAACTTGCCCAAACTCCTCGACTGGTCTACAGCCCGAAGCAAGGAGCGCTTCCCCAAGACCTGGAAGGCGGATTCAGCGGGTATTGGCTCGTCTCGGAAAGGCTGCGCAATGTCATGATGGCGGTGGATGCCAGCGCGTTCGAGTTCGTGGAAGCTGACTATCGCCTGGCTGACGGATCGGTTGGCGAGCGGCGTTTCCTGTGCGACTTCGTTCGGGAACTGGATGCGCTCGATGAGGAAGCGTCAACGCTCGAGATTGAACGCAGCGATGAGTTCGTTGGGGGGAAGTACTACAACCTGCTTGGAAACATCCAACTTTCCTTCAGGAAGGAGGTTCTTGGAGATGCTCACGTGTTCAGGCTTCCCTTTAGTGGCCTGGTCTTCTGTGATGCGAGATTCAAGTCCGCAGTGGAGAGGGCCGGCATCATCGATGGTGCTCTGTCGAACGGACTGTGGTTCGAGGATCTTGTGAACTTCTGA
- a CDS encoding DUF1778 domain-containing protein, which translates to MPKNENELAIRDGQRDLGAELLEAVRAFKDGRIGKVHMMRLAEEGDAIDRVSFTLSGDEFQQFVDHLDAPLERNPGLERLVRLIPVWDKAREKA; encoded by the coding sequence ATGCCGAAGAATGAAAACGAATTGGCAATTCGCGATGGTCAACGTGACCTGGGTGCAGAACTGTTGGAGGCGGTGCGTGCCTTCAAGGATGGACGGATTGGAAAGGTGCACATGATGCGATTGGCGGAGGAGGGCGACGCCATCGATCGAGTGAGCTTCACTTTGTCGGGTGACGAGTTCCAGCAATTTGTCGACCACCTTGATGCGCCGTTGGAGCGCAATCCCGGGCTTGAGCGGTTGGTCAGGCTTATCCCTGTGTGGGATAAAGCGCGAGAGAAGGCGTAG
- a CDS encoding DUF1629 domain-containing protein — MSDHKLQAGQPGEYYLLRPDVTRGGKGLGVEFVNEDRLRTPPRLILRPEGGGFPPMHETPILQYVPKLGHAPEDMEDGMSGYWLVSDRLKQVFQSVDPSGFEFVECEYRLPDGSEGPRYHLCDVVRTLDALDESASRLTVEHSDEFPEGKFYNLLGGASLRFRKDVVDDSHVFILPYSGDLVICDRALRDAVIAAGMGVEGRSRGVWLTDAADI; from the coding sequence ATGTCAGATCATAAGTTGCAAGCGGGTCAGCCGGGTGAGTACTACCTGCTTAGGCCAGACGTCACCCGAGGTGGAAAGGGCTTAGGGGTTGAATTTGTCAACGAGGACCGTCTTCGTACTCCTCCTAGGCTGATCTTGAGACCTGAGGGGGGAGGGTTCCCCCCGATGCACGAGACGCCGATCCTTCAGTATGTGCCGAAGCTTGGCCACGCTCCAGAGGATATGGAGGATGGTATGAGCGGCTACTGGCTCGTGTCTGACCGCCTTAAACAGGTTTTCCAATCCGTGGATCCCAGCGGGTTTGAGTTCGTGGAGTGCGAGTACAGATTGCCTGACGGAAGTGAGGGCCCGCGCTACCACCTATGTGACGTAGTCCGCACTTTGGATGCGCTCGACGAAAGCGCGTCCAGGTTGACCGTTGAGCATAGTGATGAATTCCCCGAAGGAAAGTTCTACAACTTGCTTGGCGGCGCGAGTCTCAGGTTCCGTAAGGACGTGGTGGACGATTCCCACGTCTTCATCCTTCCATACTCGGGCGACCTCGTGATCTGTGATCGTGCGCTTCGCGATGCGGTCATAGCAGCCGGGATGGGTGTTGAGGGCCGTTCTCGAGGTGTTTGGCTAACCGACGCAGCGGACATCTGA
- a CDS encoding Cache 3/Cache 2 fusion domain-containing protein, with the protein MTTRAATVFSTSIGARLALLMGVITTLAFVILAVLIYRQAATSYQQRVEAGLQSSTDLMRDSVELYDRSLSESTERMAGTFRAMLPAGDITVDATKPVTVGERATPRLLMGTDTLNLQEGVVDRFAEATGGVATVFVRDGDDFVRVTTSLRNAEGNRAMGTVLDHASPAYPKMIAGESYTGPARLFGVDYMTHYMPLKDAAGEVTAIAFIGQNYTDGLAALKARLRDSKLGKEGHFLAVNTRAGDDFGTLVAASNGEGEKLPALVDEADKPQLEALLAGTASQATLHLRPSKDAPAQAYFVTAQTYGPWKWTVLGLEPTSVLAAVLNKLMLQTALVSGLGLLAVIVALIVVVRRMLTVPLAAAGQVARDVAAGRLDRTITVKSQDEVGQLMTALRQMQDKLREIIAAQNEMSALHAEGTISHRIDASAFDGEFRTMVEGTNELVDAHIAVKMRVVALIAQYAEGDLSQKMEPLPGEKARITEAVNGVRGRLQDINGEIKRLVDAAAAGDFSVRGDVDAYRHDFKEMVQGLNTLMITADRNLAALSGLLRALAEGDLRGRIEGQFQGVFATMRDDANATVAQLTRIVGGIQQAAVSVATASAEIAAGNDDLSRRTEQQAASLEESAASLEELTSAVKQNADHARRADRLAAEASDVAAQGGAAVAQVVQTMAGIEASSHRIADITAVIDGIAFQTNILALNAAVEAARAGEEGRGFAVVASEVRALAQRSASAAKEIKGLIEASVAQVADGNELASQAGQTLQRVVASVSELGGLIEEIANASQEQAAGIEQVNQSIVQMDGVTQQNAALVEEASAAARALNAQSSELQQSVGQFRLADAQPARKERVAA; encoded by the coding sequence ATGACGACCCGTGCCGCCACCGTTTTCTCAACCTCCATCGGCGCGCGCCTTGCGCTGCTGATGGGCGTGATCACCACCTTGGCCTTTGTAATCCTGGCCGTGCTGATCTATCGCCAGGCTGCCACCAGCTACCAGCAACGCGTCGAGGCAGGTCTGCAGTCCTCCACCGACCTGATGCGCGATTCGGTCGAGCTGTACGACCGCAGCCTCAGCGAAAGCACCGAGCGCATGGCCGGCACCTTCCGCGCGATGCTGCCGGCAGGCGACATCACCGTGGACGCGACCAAGCCGGTCACCGTCGGCGAACGCGCCACCCCCCGCTTGTTGATGGGCACGGACACCCTCAACCTGCAGGAAGGCGTGGTGGACCGCTTCGCTGAAGCCACCGGCGGCGTGGCCACGGTGTTCGTGCGTGATGGCGACGACTTCGTGCGCGTCACCACCTCGCTGCGCAATGCCGAAGGCAACCGCGCCATGGGCACGGTGCTGGACCATGCCAGCCCGGCCTACCCGAAGATGATCGCCGGCGAGTCCTACACCGGTCCGGCGCGTCTGTTCGGCGTCGACTACATGACCCATTACATGCCGCTGAAGGATGCCGCCGGTGAAGTGACCGCGATCGCCTTCATCGGGCAGAACTACACCGACGGCCTGGCCGCCCTGAAGGCCCGCCTGCGCGACTCCAAGCTGGGCAAGGAAGGTCACTTCCTGGCCGTGAACACCCGCGCGGGCGACGACTTCGGCACCCTGGTGGCCGCCTCCAATGGAGAAGGCGAAAAGCTGCCGGCGCTGGTGGACGAAGCGGACAAGCCGCAGCTGGAAGCGCTGCTGGCCGGTACCGCCAGCCAGGCCACCCTGCACCTGCGCCCCAGCAAGGACGCACCGGCCCAGGCCTACTTCGTTACCGCGCAGACCTACGGCCCGTGGAAGTGGACCGTGCTGGGCCTGGAGCCGACCTCGGTGCTGGCCGCCGTGCTGAACAAGCTGATGCTGCAGACCGCACTTGTCTCCGGCCTGGGCCTGCTGGCCGTCATCGTCGCCCTCATCGTTGTTGTGCGTCGCATGCTGACCGTGCCGCTCGCAGCAGCGGGCCAGGTGGCGCGCGACGTCGCTGCAGGCCGCCTGGATCGCACCATCACGGTGAAGAGCCAGGACGAAGTGGGCCAGCTGATGACCGCGCTGCGCCAGATGCAGGACAAGCTGCGCGAGATCATCGCCGCACAGAATGAAATGAGCGCGCTGCACGCCGAAGGCACCATCAGCCATCGCATCGACGCCAGCGCCTTCGACGGTGAATTCCGTACCATGGTCGAGGGCACCAACGAACTGGTGGATGCTCACATCGCGGTGAAGATGCGCGTGGTGGCGCTGATCGCGCAGTACGCCGAAGGCGACCTGTCGCAGAAGATGGAGCCGCTGCCGGGCGAGAAGGCCCGCATCACAGAAGCCGTGAACGGCGTGCGCGGTCGCCTGCAGGACATCAATGGCGAGATCAAGCGCCTGGTCGATGCGGCGGCCGCCGGCGACTTCAGCGTGCGCGGCGACGTCGATGCGTACCGCCACGATTTCAAGGAAATGGTGCAGGGCCTGAACACCCTGATGATCACCGCCGACCGCAACCTGGCCGCGCTGTCAGGCCTGCTGCGGGCGCTGGCCGAGGGCGACCTGCGCGGCCGCATCGAAGGGCAGTTCCAGGGCGTGTTCGCCACCATGCGTGACGACGCCAATGCCACCGTCGCGCAGCTGACCCGCATTGTCGGCGGCATCCAGCAGGCGGCGGTGTCGGTGGCCACGGCCTCGGCCGAGATCGCGGCTGGCAACGACGACCTGTCGCGCCGTACCGAACAGCAGGCCGCCAGCCTGGAAGAATCGGCGGCGTCGCTGGAAGAACTGACCAGCGCGGTGAAGCAGAACGCCGACCATGCCCGCCGTGCGGATCGTCTGGCTGCTGAAGCCTCCGACGTGGCCGCCCAGGGCGGTGCCGCAGTGGCGCAGGTGGTGCAGACCATGGCGGGTATCGAAGCCTCCTCGCACCGCATCGCCGACATCACCGCAGTGATCGACGGCATTGCCTTCCAGACCAACATCCTGGCCCTGAACGCAGCGGTGGAAGCCGCGCGTGCCGGCGAAGAAGGCCGCGGCTTTGCGGTGGTGGCCTCGGAAGTGCGCGCGCTGGCGCAGCGTTCGGCCAGCGCGGCCAAGGAAATCAAGGGGCTGATCGAGGCCTCGGTGGCCCAGGTGGCCGACGGCAATGAACTGGCCAGCCAGGCGGGGCAGACCCTGCAGCGCGTGGTGGCCTCGGTAAGCGAGCTGGGTGGGCTGATCGAAGAGATCGCCAACGCCAGCCAGGAACAGGCGGCAGGGATCGAGCAGGTCAACCAGAGCATCGTGCAGATGGATGGTGTGACCCAGCAGAACGCTGCCCTCGTCGAGGAGGCTTCGGCCGCTGCGCGTGCTCTCAACGCGCAGTCGTCCGAGCTGCAGCAATCGGTCGGGCAATTCCGCCTGGCCGACGCGCAGCCCGCGCGCAAGGAGCGCGTCGCGGCCTGA
- a CDS encoding DUF1629 domain-containing protein encodes MSGAFSESKAKPGQFFRLRPDARCRGPGHGVLFENEQDLVAPPRLSLRPKGGGFPSLPSVPRLVHVPANGPLPEDLEGGFSGYWLVSERLKHVMQSVDPDAFAFTETDYRLADGSIGPAMFLCDVVRTVDALDEMASEVLIEVSDDFEAGKYYDLAGGAKLAFRKDALGSAHVFKLPFNGAVFCDRTFKDAVEAAGISGPDSSGGLWFSDAVSS; translated from the coding sequence ATGTCAGGGGCCTTCTCAGAGTCAAAAGCCAAGCCGGGTCAATTTTTCAGGCTGCGGCCTGATGCCAGGTGCCGAGGCCCAGGTCATGGTGTGCTCTTTGAGAATGAGCAGGATCTAGTTGCGCCTCCGCGTCTCTCTTTGCGGCCGAAAGGAGGCGGGTTCCCATCTCTCCCAAGTGTTCCAAGACTTGTCCATGTACCTGCAAATGGGCCGCTCCCTGAGGATTTGGAAGGTGGCTTCAGCGGGTACTGGCTGGTTTCGGAGCGACTCAAGCATGTGATGCAGAGCGTTGACCCGGATGCGTTTGCGTTTACTGAAACGGACTACCGTTTGGCGGATGGATCGATAGGGCCTGCAATGTTTCTGTGTGATGTTGTTAGAACCGTCGATGCGCTAGATGAGATGGCATCTGAAGTGCTCATTGAGGTCAGCGATGACTTTGAGGCTGGCAAGTACTACGACCTGGCCGGAGGTGCCAAATTGGCATTCAGGAAGGACGCTCTCGGGTCGGCCCATGTCTTCAAGCTTCCTTTCAATGGTGCGGTGTTTTGCGACCGGACGTTCAAGGATGCTGTAGAAGCGGCAGGGATATCTGGGCCCGACTCATCAGGTGGGCTTTGGTTCTCTGACGCCGTGAGTAGTTGA
- a CDS encoding XVIPCD domain-containing protein, which yields MSPKGPLFQDHHVIEQQTFDRPLLRALVKAKLIDKDAFGNRIFMPYDKALAEKLGVSPHSGGPIKDYFQGVDLHLRKLSATRDGRAALAGDPEALGRIAQQVNHLRDTMKIGLVNGDLYTNAPLGLVANDIRPVTQSFFLHSAEYSPHSSPQMLAHQGLAEIDHGWLAIVKNEPRVVTTLEYLDGSDRNLTKGGDLQRQRTGLSLAISNAHHDGRMVLSEEGIRTVERTLGEEAGYRLRVPRSQQGFATMDMLLGEASVGRLARVGGLAGTGADAIITARRAGELLGEGNAAAAQSEFNHAVARNGGGWLGGAGMAALVGTSGFAPVTLVALDALFVAKSFEHGADLLDNRAVFHQKDKDGVAWEFNGRNWVRDGELERRTDGIGNPVEQKIGASYEKACELNAKASAKAVELALGKVPAPQNPFSLPAKAGDQHGLDNPNWHREPNSEQWVRVVKTGVTGVNDRGVYTSEVASLERARELNQEALGRIESNIANGREAVAAAYIQDHAALRSGRFVPQYPDAVLMARAQPDAVRGSDNNLYYRDASGVWSHEGALAAGNMALELELTRSLRQPVMEQDQQMLAQLQALPPPTAAQENQNEILHRYQSYDVRVPQEWLPAIELATSRTLQAHGISGPTVGEPQRSELGLLDFRAGMIHYQTGADGIARQVAVTTPADLQKAYQDLQGPQQERPIQNAPELSIKALTPQQAEAHEQALREANRQGLSLEQAEQVAMLAAVQVNVREVGAHTDAIQVSEQFSHAGRGSTANPEPVLPAPTIPVVEPRPAWLNNPDPRDNAQDQLQQREHTDARAEEARAQQEAAAVQHPPSEREPVAGHQVEPSAPTPAEIPDPSRRVEPSSESAPAPILHPSEATTPQAAAPVSGLPEARILDAVPPAIVPDAPDSVGNDDHPMLLASQLPIFEAPEQQIQPPTQPVHGASEVQASPAERAPVTAEPAEPITPAEPAEPAAPARLEPSDPQHPAHPLYRQVREQVEKLDESLGRGYDDTSERLTESLMVLAKERGLERVDHVVLSNPVGDKGAGYYVFVVQGELDNPAHRRAAMPTAEALQTPHEETLQRLDVLLERDAQQEQQATLQRQQDMERINEEHVRTIVMGGGGGGGGGG from the coding sequence ATGTCACCGAAGGGACCCCTTTTTCAGGATCACCACGTTATCGAACAGCAGACATTCGATAGACCGCTTCTGCGTGCGCTGGTGAAAGCGAAGCTGATTGATAAGGATGCGTTCGGGAACCGCATCTTCATGCCGTACGACAAAGCTCTGGCGGAGAAGCTGGGGGTTTCTCCCCATAGCGGCGGTCCCATAAAGGACTACTTCCAAGGGGTTGATTTGCACCTGAGGAAATTGTCAGCTACGCGCGATGGTCGAGCGGCGTTGGCTGGTGACCCTGAAGCCCTAGGGCGTATCGCACAGCAAGTGAATCATCTGCGCGACACCATGAAGATTGGCCTGGTCAACGGCGATTTGTACACAAACGCTCCGCTGGGACTTGTTGCAAACGACATCAGGCCGGTCACACAGAGCTTCTTCTTGCATTCTGCGGAGTACAGTCCTCACTCGTCTCCGCAGATGTTGGCTCACCAGGGACTAGCTGAAATTGATCATGGCTGGCTCGCTATTGTTAAAAACGAGCCGCGAGTGGTTACAACACTGGAGTACCTGGACGGTTCGGATCGAAACTTGACCAAGGGCGGGGACCTTCAACGTCAGCGTACCGGGCTATCTCTTGCTATCAGCAATGCGCATCACGACGGGCGCATGGTTCTTTCCGAGGAGGGCATTCGCACGGTCGAGCGCACCCTCGGCGAAGAGGCCGGCTACCGCCTGCGCGTCCCCCGCAGCCAGCAAGGCTTCGCCACCATGGACATGCTCCTCGGCGAGGCCTCCGTCGGCCGCCTGGCGCGGGTAGGTGGGCTAGCCGGCACCGGTGCCGACGCCATCATCACCGCTCGACGCGCCGGCGAACTGTTGGGAGAGGGCAACGCGGCAGCGGCCCAGTCCGAGTTCAATCATGCGGTCGCCCGCAATGGCGGCGGCTGGCTGGGGGGTGCCGGCATGGCCGCACTGGTCGGCACCTCCGGCTTTGCGCCGGTCACGCTGGTGGCGTTGGATGCGTTGTTCGTGGCCAAGTCCTTCGAGCATGGCGCGGATCTGCTGGATAACCGCGCCGTTTTTCATCAGAAGGACAAGGACGGTGTGGCGTGGGAGTTCAACGGCCGCAACTGGGTGCGCGACGGGGAGCTGGAGCGGCGCACGGACGGCATCGGCAATCCGGTCGAGCAGAAGATCGGGGCCAGCTATGAAAAGGCTTGCGAGCTCAATGCTAAAGCCAGCGCCAAGGCGGTGGAGCTGGCGCTGGGCAAGGTGCCTGCGCCGCAGAACCCGTTCAGCCTGCCGGCCAAGGCCGGCGACCAGCATGGCCTGGACAACCCCAACTGGCACCGGGAGCCCAATAGCGAGCAATGGGTGCGGGTGGTCAAGACCGGTGTAACCGGAGTCAATGACCGAGGCGTCTACACGTCTGAAGTCGCCTCGCTGGAGCGCGCTAGGGAACTGAACCAGGAAGCGTTGGGCCGGATTGAAAGCAACATCGCAAATGGCCGGGAGGCGGTGGCGGCCGCTTACATCCAGGACCATGCCGCTCTGAGGTCCGGCAGGTTTGTTCCGCAGTATCCGGACGCGGTGCTGATGGCACGCGCCCAACCGGATGCCGTTCGCGGTTCGGACAACAACCTGTATTACCGCGATGCTTCTGGTGTGTGGTCACATGAGGGCGCGCTTGCGGCCGGCAATATGGCGCTGGAACTGGAGTTGACTCGTTCCCTGCGCCAGCCGGTGATGGAGCAGGACCAGCAGATGCTGGCGCAGCTGCAGGCGCTGCCGCCGCCGACGGCCGCGCAGGAGAACCAGAACGAGATTTTGCATCGCTACCAGTCCTACGACGTGCGCGTGCCGCAGGAATGGTTGCCGGCCATTGAGCTGGCAACATCCCGCACGCTGCAGGCCCATGGCATCTCCGGGCCCACCGTGGGTGAGCCGCAGCGCAGCGAACTGGGGCTGCTGGATTTCCGCGCTGGCATGATTCATTACCAGACCGGCGCGGATGGCATTGCGCGTCAGGTTGCGGTGACCACCCCAGCGGACCTGCAGAAGGCGTATCAGGATCTGCAGGGGCCGCAGCAGGAGCGCCCGATCCAGAATGCGCCGGAGTTGAGCATTAAGGCGTTGACGCCGCAGCAGGCGGAAGCGCATGAGCAGGCCCTGCGCGAAGCCAACCGGCAGGGGCTGTCGCTTGAGCAGGCGGAGCAGGTGGCTATGTTGGCCGCCGTGCAGGTGAATGTCCGGGAGGTGGGGGCGCATACGGATGCGATTCAGGTGTCCGAGCAGTTCAGCCACGCAGGGCGTGGCTCTACGGCCAATCCTGAGCCAGTTTTGCCAGCACCAACCATTCCGGTCGTAGAGCCACGCCCTGCGTGGCTGAACAACCCCGACCCGCGCGACAACGCACAAGATCAGCTCCAGCAGCGCGAACACACCGACGCTCGCGCAGAAGAAGCTCGCGCGCAGCAGGAAGCCGCCGCCGTACAGCACCCCCCAAGCGAGCGTGAGCCAGTTGCCGGCCATCAAGTCGAGCCGAGTGCACCTACGCCCGCTGAGATCCCCGATCCATCACGCAGGGTCGAGCCAAGCTCAGAGTCTGCTCCGGCCCCAATCCTCCATCCCAGCGAGGCCACCACCCCGCAGGCCGCCGCACCGGTGAGCGGGCTTCCGGAGGCGCGGATCCTCGACGCTGTGCCGCCTGCCATCGTGCCAGACGCACCTGACAGTGTGGGCAACGACGATCACCCCATGCTGCTCGCATCCCAGTTGCCGATCTTCGAAGCCCCGGAGCAGCAAATCCAGCCGCCAACGCAGCCAGTGCACGGCGCGAGCGAGGTGCAGGCATCACCTGCTGAGCGTGCCCCCGTCACAGCAGAACCGGCAGAGCCGATAACACCGGCAGAACCTGCAGAGCCTGCCGCTCCAGCTCGGCTGGAACCCAGCGACCCGCAGCACCCCGCCCATCCCCTGTACCGCCAAGTCCGCGAACAAGTGGAAAAACTGGATGAAAGCTTGGGCCGTGGCTACGACGACACCAGCGAACGCCTGACCGAGAGCCTGATGGTGCTGGCGAAGGAGCGCGGTCTGGAGCGCGTGGACCATGTGGTGCTGAGCAACCCCGTAGGTGACAAGGGGGCGGGATACTACGTGTTCGTGGTCCAGGGCGAATTGGACAACCCCGCCCACCGCCGCGCAGCGATGCCCACCGCAGAGGCGTTGCAGACGCCGCACGAAGAAACCTTGCAGCGGTTGGATGTGCTGCTGGAGCGCGACGCCCAGCAGGAGCAGCAGGCCACCTTGCAGCGCCAGCAGGATATGGAGCGGATCAATGAAGAGCACGTCAGAACGATAGTCATGGGTGGTGGCGGAGGCGGTGGTGGTGGCGGATGA
- a CDS encoding DUF1629 domain-containing protein: MTQTQSETQQNQFYLLLPDSTRGGKGHGVAFENLKELRGGPRLVLRPKDGGFPALSAKPKLVYEPGRGVTPQDLEGGMSGYWLVSERLKSVMIGTDPDAFEFVECDFYLADGTEGPRYYLCDVVRTVDAVDESASKLNVLVGDEYSAGKHYRLTGGASLVFKNDVVGDALVFRTPFSGDLVFCSRRFRDAVRAAGIGSPKDSRGLWFTAVDDL; this comes from the coding sequence ATGACGCAGACGCAGAGCGAGACGCAACAGAATCAGTTCTACCTGTTGCTGCCCGATTCAACGCGCGGCGGAAAAGGGCACGGTGTTGCCTTTGAGAACCTCAAGGAACTTCGGGGTGGTCCGCGCTTGGTGCTTCGACCAAAGGATGGTGGATTCCCCGCGCTTTCTGCCAAGCCGAAGTTGGTCTACGAGCCAGGGAGGGGAGTCACTCCTCAAGATCTTGAAGGGGGCATGAGCGGGTACTGGTTGGTTTCTGAGCGACTCAAGAGCGTCATGATCGGTACAGATCCAGACGCTTTCGAGTTCGTAGAATGCGACTTCTACCTTGCCGATGGTACCGAAGGACCTCGCTACTACTTGTGCGACGTGGTGCGCACGGTTGATGCCGTGGACGAGAGTGCGTCGAAGCTCAATGTGCTGGTTGGGGATGAGTATTCCGCTGGAAAGCACTACCGACTCACGGGCGGTGCGAGTCTGGTTTTCAAGAATGATGTTGTGGGAGACGCACTGGTCTTCCGGACTCCATTTTCCGGAGACTTGGTGTTCTGTTCCCGGCGTTTCAGAGATGCGGTGCGGGCGGCAGGTATTGGAAGTCCCAAGGATTCTCGGGGTCTGTGGTTCACGGCTGTTGATGATCTCTGA